The DNA region aataatttttaattatataattatatatataaatatatttatttgtatactttaAATGAGTATGTATAATactactttaaaattttttaaaggattttaaaaattgacaaaaaattatatttcaatatgCCGCcctataatttcaaaaaaaataattatatttttaaggaACTAATTAATGTACGATGTTTAAAGTTagtcaaagtctttatttttctttttaaagtagaagggataaaattttaaactaataatgaTGTTTTGGTTATAtggtatttatattaaatatcaataataattttataatttaataaaaaagataaaataataataataataatttaataaaattaaatatatagaatttGGCTTTCCATCAAATATTGGGTGAGAAATGGTTATCTGGCCTAAAATGATTAAACATTCTATAAcctattcttttattttattttattttattatatatataaatataaaaattataaatacttgCTTCACAatcattacaaataaataaaatataggaaacaaaaaccCCGACGCAAGGCATCAAGATTGCACAAGTGAAATGATTTTGAGCAGCCTTCACCGCAACAGATTCCTAATATCATACccaatcatatttatttatattttgctCATAATTCATTGTCGCTTCCTTTTTAAGATTAATGTCACGAACAATCTGTCAGGCACTGTTTGGatgtaaaattaaattggtTCAACAATAACCACGCTCCACTGCTTAAATTTTCCTCATTTTGGTATAATAGTCCAAGAATGCTTTAAttcaattgtaaatatataaataaatatatatttaatatatgatattatattaaaataatataatacaaacagatttttcaatataaaaatcacCCAAAATCGAATTAAAATAATCAGATTTACTGTACAAATCAGTGTATTGGCTAATGCATAAATCAACAACATCCAAATCAGAATAATAGTCCAAGAGTGGTTCAACTGGATATGATACAAACAAAACTAACTTTGACAAAGTTTCTGTCAAAAAAATGCTTTTGGAAATTTGGAAAAGGTACTTTGAAATTGACAAAATTCAGGAACCAAACCAATGGAGTCTCCAAACTCAACTCATTGCCTTACACCGATCAACATTTTCCATTCATAGTATTTAAAacgagaaaaaaataataaaaattgaaaaaattattggtCGGTAACATAAAACTTTATGGGATGCAGCAGGGCATTgccaaatatttaattatttccatCTCCAGCTTGGATTTTGGTTAGAGCTTCAATTTCAGggttaaaaaaacttaattctcACTCTACTTCATTAGTAATGTGTCATAATCTTCCGAATACAAGCCAATTAAATGAAAATCGTACTATCGCTCAAAATTAGTTAAACCGACAACAcccatataaattttatgtgtTTGTAAATTGAAAGTCCGTGGGCCATTTCTTGACCGATACGCTCAAACTAACCGGTGCCTCCTATGCCCCATCCCACGCCTAACTTACTACCTTTCTTTATCCACTCATTTATTTCTCAATAAGGGCTAAGATGACAACTTCTATTCGAATTTAATGTGTTTAATGCTAATAGAAAGATAATTTTTcgataaaaatagaaaaaaaaaagaaaagataaagataaaaaatatcatcataATCAAAAACAGACTAGAGATTAATATATATGTGTCTCTTTTCTGTTTTATCCCcatcttattttaaatttaataagtaagttatattgtattaaattttagaggaagaatctaactaatttatagtagattaattaatttcatcaaagttcaaTAAACTTTACAACCCatacttatattatctattcaaatattaacttttaagtgtattaaatttatctttattgattacttaaattcatttataactgatattaaactatttaattactcaattttactaaactaaaattataattaatgttaaagtatattaaaaaatttctaacatgaatgtgttatataacacaaatttcttatttaatatgTGTTGTATAGTATTATTTGTGTCCCTCGATATCGATGTTGTATTTGAGATTATATTCACTGTAAGTATAaagattttttatcattcatcTTTTGTATTTGTATTCGTATTCGTATTTGTTATAGGTTTGCGTACGACATTGGCAAAATGGACTTTATGACCGATGTTCATTCCCTTACTGACGTAaagaaccaaaaagaaaaattaaagataggTGTCATTTAAGACGAATTAAGCAATTACATTCGATCCATAATACTAGCTTCAAATTCTGGAGCTGTCCTCCCAGTAGCCAAGCTAGGTTTTTCTGCTGGTTCCAGACTGTCTTCCTCTGGTGCTTCATTGTCCTGCTTCAAGGTTCATGCCTCCTGCTTCTGCCTTGCTACTGGTCTTGTTTGTTGAGTATGCCCTGGTGGCCTTGGTTGTGTTGTTTTTGTCGTTGCCTTGCCATTGTGGTGCCCCTTTTGCTTGCTGCTTTCCTCCTTTCTTGCCTGCTAGAGTTTTTTCCTGGGTGTTGTCTTCTTTTCCTGCAGTCCACTCTTTTGCTGGAATTTGTTTGGCACCTCTTCTGCTGACTCTCTCTGCTTGGGTTCTTGGTTTGTTGGTCCAAGGCCTTTGTCTCCTGGATCTCTATCGTCGTTTCATGAGCAGTGCGTGTGCTGCCTTGTCAAGTGTTCCTATTTGGATTTTATTGATCCAGCTCATGCTTTGCTTCAAGTTGATGTGGTTTTCTGTTTTGGTGGTCTTTTTTATGTTTAGTTGTATAGATTTTTGCGCATTGGCAAGCCCGCTTGTATCCCTTGATATGTTAGTTGTGTTTTTCcctttgattttcttttgaGCTTTTGTTGTTGGTTCTGTGGTGGGTGCTCAAGAGGGTTGTCCTCCGGGTGGTGTTGATGACTTTTGCCATGTTAGTTTCTTACAGTCCTGTTTATTGATAGAGCAATCTTAGATTGTGATCGGATTCCTCCTtcctgtgtttttttttttaaatttatttttctttaaaaaaatgttatttagaatattatataACCAGTATGAGTAatctaaaaattattagagatgAAGACACTTACTGATACTTTTTTATGGCTTGTCCAAAAAGAGAATGACCCACGAAGCAATAGAGATGGGATTGGTATCTAAAATCGAAATTAAAATCGATCATACCAATTTTGGATAAGAATTTGTCTGTATATTACTATAACTAGTTCTAAATCCTTAGAATTAGtcgattttaataatgattCTTGCTAATAAACTATTCCGACTCACCCATCcctgatttttatatataaattcacctaaactttttattgttattttaaaaaagttatctCCCATTACTAAAACataagtattatttaattaaaataacaataaaaaagatacttgtatcaaaattaaattagattcaactcaaattaagtttaaagaaaatataattcaagatcgattcagttttaaataatcatatttttataaaaatctaacactatttattttaataattatattaatattttcaattatttaaggtatctaaaaaaaaattaaataaaataaataaataatcctaATGAAGATTggatgacattattttaataaaaatacttacAATATTAAGATTATCCTATATTTCTAGCGaaccaaataaataataccgataataaaaaatagtcggagtaattttttattttccctaaCCAAGGGCACGGGCACCCTCAACAGAAACAAATGCAACTCGTCAGTCTCTTTTCAGCGCCCACAGCCACCACCTTCCTGGAAACTGTCAAAGTGGATGCTCCCGCCAACCAAATAATACCAACACGATTAACTACACCTCTATAACTACCCCCTCATCATTTTTCCAGTTCCTAACTCTATAACTCTAAGATGTCAAATTTCCAAttccttttcatcttctttattattctattaacaGACTTGCCAACCGATGTTACGCCGCAGCAGCAGACTACTGATGGCACCGTTTCATGCCCGCTTGATTTTAACGTTTTGCGTCCGCTTATTACCGGGTCGGTCCCTTCCAACATGGACCTTTCATCCCAGTGTCAGTATATCCGACAAGGCCTCCGACTCGTTCAGTCTAATTACCTTCGACTCAGTGGAAATTTTATGCCTCCACTCAACTCGTCCGACTCATGCTGGCAAGCTTACCAAAACCTTACGAAAGATTTTCTGCCGAATTTTGATATCCGATCACGTTGCGGTTATGAAACGAGTTGGATATCTCAAGGGTGTATGAACATCACTACGAAAACGCAGTTCGAGGAGCTCATTCCGAAGACTGTGTTAAATGACGTCGTTTCAAGCTGTAACCAGTCGCTGAAAAACAGTGCTCCCTGTGCGTCTTGTACGACGAGCTTGTCCAGCTTGCCCGCTTTGTATTTGACGGGAAAATCAACTGGTAACCTATCCGATTGCGGGGCGTATCCGTCGATTTATGCGGCAGCGGTTGCAAATCAGTTTGGACCCACCAATGAAGGTACTAGCGGCTGTCTGTTTGGGCTTGGTCCTAGTGGATCCAAAAAGGGTGGCAAAAATAAACATGTTGTGATTATTGTTGTTCTGGTCGTGTGTGGTATTGGGCTGCTGTTGATCATTACTGGGGTTTGGTTTTTATGGCATAAGCGTGTgatcttaaaaagaaaaatgaagcatAAAGACGCCAGTAATAATGTTGAAATGGGATTGCAGTCCATTAGCGAGAGTACTCATTTGGTTAGGTTCACATTTGAAGAGATTAAGAAAGCAACTAGGAATTTCTCTAGGGACAATATAATTGGGAAAGGAGGGTATGGTAATGTTTATAAGGGGGTTTTGCCTGATGGGTCTGAGGTTGCTTTCAAGAGGTTCAAGAATTGTTCTGCCTCAGGAGACGCCAATTTCACTCATGAGGTAGAGGTTATAGCCAGCGTTAGGCATGTCAACCTTGTGGCTTTGAGAGGTTATTGTATTGCCTCAACTCCATTAGAGGGTCACCAGAGAATTATTGTGTGTGATTTGATGAGGAATGGAAGTTTATATGATCATTTGTTTGGTTCTGTGGAGAGTAAGCTCAGTTGGCCTATTAGGCAGAAGATTGCTCTAGGAACGGCTAGAGGATTGGCTTATTTGCATTATGGTGCACAACCAGCGATCTTTCATAGGGATATTAAAGCTAGTAATATACTCTTGGATGAGAAATTTGAGCCCAAGGTAGCAGATTTTGGACTTGCAAAATTTACGCCTGAAGGGATGATGACACATTTGAGTACTAGGGTGGCCGGGACAATGGGATATGTTGCTCCTGAGTATGCCTTGTATGGGCAATTGACAGAAAGGAGTGATGTGTACAGCTTTGGTGTTGTGCTTCTTGAGCTTTTGAGTGGTAGGAAGGCGCTGGTGTTGAACGAAGATAATCAACCATCTCTTGTTACAGACTGGGCATGGTCTCTGGTGAGGACAGGGAATGCTCTAGATGTTGTAGATAATGGTATGCCAGAGCTGGGAACACCAGAAATTCTGGAGAAGTATGTATTGATTGCTATTCTTTGTTCTCATCCACAGTTATATGCAAGGCCAACAATGGATCAAGTTGTGAAAATGTTGGAAACAGAGTTGTCTATCCCTTCAATCCCAGAACGACCGATATCTATTGTAGCTGACATGGATGAGATTGAGAGGTCTGTGAGCAGTAGTGGCTCAGCTATGCTCTTTAGTTTTGCTGACTTCAAACCATTTGTGGAAACTGATCGCTCTGCTGGTGACAAGGAAGAAGGGGAAAATTATGATTCCAGAAATGTAGAATTGTTATGAAGTAAATGTTTTGACCAGAGTTCATTTGAACTCAACAATGGTGTCTCCACTGATTGATATGCTAACACAGAAGCATTTGTTGGTTTATTTTTCCATGGTTCCTGAATTTTGAATCAAGTTCCACATTGTAAAGATGATttctatgtataatttattgattcttTTGTTTCTAGGTTGTCCTAACAAATTTTCAAGTGCAAAATCATCTGCtctgattatttttttttccttattctaTAAGGGCCGGGCCGTCTAGCAGTTGAGCCTGTGTTGTAGAACTGAAAAGTTGGATGACGAAAATCAAAGAATTACTATAGCAACTTTATGATGCTCCTGCAGACTACTGTAATAAATTGCCTGTAACCTATCTGCGGTGCATTGACTGGCTTACTAAAAGACCATGATTCAAGGCTGCCAACAGAGGGTAAAGTTGCAATTCTATTGGTAGCTGATATAAATATTCGTGCTGTGCAAAATTTGCCGGCCGAATGATAGTTATTGTGAGGTTTTGACATTCAACTAGTGCTGCTTCTGGAGGGTCTTGCATGGCGGCTATTTTGAGACGCcaattgaagaaatatttgttttatgagAGGCTTGGTCGACTTGAAAAGCCCTGCGACCTTCGGATCAATAGAGGAAACTGCGTAGTTAGGTAAACAACTCCGTGGGCGAGATTGGTGCAAAATTGACTTATCAGCAAGTATGAGATTAAAATGACTAATCATACCAATAAAGTTGATTGCGTACAATTAGATGAGATAAGATTATACGATGtcttaagaaaaaatttggcCGTTTACTAGACTCTGAAGATCATAGTTGAAGGAATACAGCATA from Mangifera indica cultivar Alphonso chromosome 8, CATAS_Mindica_2.1, whole genome shotgun sequence includes:
- the LOC123222912 gene encoding probable LRR receptor-like serine/threonine-protein kinase RKF3 — its product is MSNFQFLFIFFIILLTDLPTDVTPQQQTTDGTVSCPLDFNVLRPLITGSVPSNMDLSSQCQYIRQGLRLVQSNYLRLSGNFMPPLNSSDSCWQAYQNLTKDFLPNFDIRSRCGYETSWISQGCMNITTKTQFEELIPKTVLNDVVSSCNQSLKNSAPCASCTTSLSSLPALYLTGKSTGNLSDCGAYPSIYAAAVANQFGPTNEGTSGCLFGLGPSGSKKGGKNKHVVIIVVLVVCGIGLLLIITGVWFLWHKRVILKRKMKHKDASNNVEMGLQSISESTHLVRFTFEEIKKATRNFSRDNIIGKGGYGNVYKGVLPDGSEVAFKRFKNCSASGDANFTHEVEVIASVRHVNLVALRGYCIASTPLEGHQRIIVCDLMRNGSLYDHLFGSVESKLSWPIRQKIALGTARGLAYLHYGAQPAIFHRDIKASNILLDEKFEPKVADFGLAKFTPEGMMTHLSTRVAGTMGYVAPEYALYGQLTERSDVYSFGVVLLELLSGRKALVLNEDNQPSLVTDWAWSLVRTGNALDVVDNGMPELGTPEILEKYVLIAILCSHPQLYARPTMDQVVKMLETELSIPSIPERPISIVADMDEIERSVSSSGSAMLFSFADFKPFVETDRSAGDKEEGENYDSRNVELL